From the genome of Mustela lutreola isolate mMusLut2 chromosome 16, mMusLut2.pri, whole genome shotgun sequence, one region includes:
- the LOC131817370 gene encoding KRAB domain-containing protein 5-like isoform X12: protein MAGSQELLTFRDVAIEFSEEEWGRLTHTQQQLYRDVMLENYGHLHFLGLLLSKPDLIMFLEQEKKLGNVKRKETVAVHPGGWEWVRQVTEWTSKS from the exons ATGGCTGGTTCTCAG GAACTGCTGACCTTCAGGGATGTGGCCATAGAATTCTCCGAGGAGGAGTGGGGACGCCTGACCCACACTCAGCAGCAACTGTACAGGGATGTGATGTTAGAGAACTATGGACACCTCCATTTCTTGG GTCTCCTTCTGTCAAAGCCAGACCTGATCATGTTTTTGGAGCAAGAGAAGAAGCTCGGGAATGTGAAGAGAAAGGAGACTGTAGCTGTCCATCCAGGTGGGTGGGAATGGGTGAGGCAGGTGACAGAGTGGACGTCCAAGTCTTAA
- the LOC131817370 gene encoding KRAB domain-containing protein 5-like isoform X11, with amino-acid sequence MAGSQELLTFRDVAIEFSEEEWGRLTHTQQQLYRDVMLENYGHLHFLGLLLSKPDLIMFLEQEKKLGNVKRKETVAVHPEFLRNKYYWGTSTFSAWTCSL; translated from the exons ATGGCTGGTTCTCAG GAACTGCTGACCTTCAGGGATGTGGCCATAGAATTCTCCGAGGAGGAGTGGGGACGCCTGACCCACACTCAGCAGCAACTGTACAGGGATGTGATGTTAGAGAACTATGGACACCTCCATTTCTTGG GTCTCCTTCTGTCAAAGCCAGACCTGATCATGTTTTTGGAGCAAGAGAAGAAGCTCGGGAATGTGAAGAGAAAGGAGACTGTAGCTGTCCATCCAG AATTCCTACGTAACAAATACTACTGGGGAACTAGCACATTTAGTGCTTGGACTTGTAGCctttaa
- the LOC131817370 gene encoding KRAB domain-containing protein 5-like isoform X15 — protein MAGSQELLTFRDVAIEFSEEEWGRLTHTQQQLYRDVMLENYGHLHFLGLLLSKPDLIMFLEQEKKLGNVKRKETVAVHPGV, from the exons ATGGCTGGTTCTCAG GAACTGCTGACCTTCAGGGATGTGGCCATAGAATTCTCCGAGGAGGAGTGGGGACGCCTGACCCACACTCAGCAGCAACTGTACAGGGATGTGATGTTAGAGAACTATGGACACCTCCATTTCTTGG GTCTCCTTCTGTCAAAGCCAGACCTGATCATGTTTTTGGAGCAAGAGAAGAAGCTCGGGAATGTGAAGAGAAAGGAGACTGTAGCTGTCCATCCAG
- the LOC131817370 gene encoding KRAB domain-containing protein 5-like isoform X13 encodes MAGSQELLTFRDVAIEFSEEEWGRLTHTQQQLYRDVMLENYGHLHFLGLLLSKPDLIMFLEQEKKLGNVKRKETVAVHPERQ; translated from the exons ATGGCTGGTTCTCAG GAACTGCTGACCTTCAGGGATGTGGCCATAGAATTCTCCGAGGAGGAGTGGGGACGCCTGACCCACACTCAGCAGCAACTGTACAGGGATGTGATGTTAGAGAACTATGGACACCTCCATTTCTTGG GTCTCCTTCTGTCAAAGCCAGACCTGATCATGTTTTTGGAGCAAGAGAAGAAGCTCGGGAATGTGAAGAGAAAGGAGACTGTAGCTGTCCATCCAG
- the LOC131817370 gene encoding uncharacterized protein LOC131817370 isoform X14, with translation MDTSISWVTSWLVKRSGSSQHWVIEWCCLHLRLKFTLLIMSATWKWRSPSVKARPDHVFGAREEARECEEKGDCSCPSRIPT, from the exons ATGGACACCTCCATTTCTTGG GTAACATCATGGCTTGTGAAGAGGAGTGGCAGTTCTCAACATTGGGTCATAGAATGGTGCTGCTTACATCTGAGACTGAAATTTACCCTTCTTATCATGTCTGCTACTTGGAAGTGGAG GTCTCCTTCTGTCAAAGCCAGACCTGATCATGTTTTTGGAGCAAGAGAAGAAGCTCGGGAATGTGAAGAGAAAGGAGACTGTAGCTGTCCATCCAG AATTCCTACGTAA